In Micromonospora inyonensis, the genomic window CGACTGGCGACGCGGTACGGTCACCCGGGAGGACCTGCCCCGCTTCCTCTTCGCCCCGGAGGACGTCGTGGTCGGGGTCGGCCCGGACGGGCTGGTCGCCAACGTCGCCAAGTACCTCGACCGGCAGCCGGTGATCGGCGTCGACCCGGATCCGGGCCGCAACGCCGGAGTGCTGGTCCGCTCCACGCCCGCCGAGGTGGCCGGCCTGCTGCGGGCCGTCGCCGCCGGGCGGGCCGGCACCGAGACACGGACCATGGTGCGCGCCGTGCTCGACGACGGTCAGGAGCTGATCGGTCTCAACGAGGTTTACGTCGGGCACGTCTCCCACCAGTCCGCCCGTTACCTGCTCGCGGAGACCGCCGACGGGCGGACCCGCCGGGAGCGGCAGTCCTCCTCCGGGCTCGTGGTGGGCAGCGGCACCGGCGCGACCGGTTGGTGTGCGTCGATCGCCCGGGACCGCGCGGAGCCGCCCCGGCTGCCCGCTCCGGACGAGCCGGCGCTCTGCTGGTTCGTCCGGGAGGCATGGCCGTCCCCGGCCACCGGGGCGGGCCTCACCGCCGGACGGCTGGGCGCCGCCGGCACCCTGGAACTGACCGCCGAGTCCGAGGGGCTGGTCGCCTTCGCCGACGGCCTGGAGGCCGACCGGCTCGCCCTCGCCTGGGGGCAGCGGATCACCCTCTCCGTCGCCCCCCGTCACCTGACACTGGTCACCGGGGCGCACTAGTGGTGGACGCCGCGCGGCTCAGTCGTCGGTGAGGTGGTGGCGGTTGGCCTCGATCCAGGCGTGCAGGGCCTCCGGGTCGTCCGGGTCGACGCCGTCGGCCATGAGCTGGGCCACCGCCGCCGTGGCGGGACTGCGCCGCTCGCCGGTGCTGTAGAGGCGGGCGAACTCCGGC contains:
- a CDS encoding NAD(+)/NADH kinase, which translates into the protein MSATLAPRVVVVSRRSELDELLARHGTRAAAAWYLKARGGDLAEVVHRHELLQAALTTVAAAVPVDWRRGTVTREDLPRFLFAPEDVVVGVGPDGLVANVAKYLDRQPVIGVDPDPGRNAGVLVRSTPAEVAGLLRAVAAGRAGTETRTMVRAVLDDGQELIGLNEVYVGHVSHQSARYLLAETADGRTRRERQSSSGLVVGSGTGATGWCASIARDRAEPPRLPAPDEPALCWFVREAWPSPATGAGLTAGRLGAAGTLELTAESEGLVAFADGLEADRLALAWGQRITLSVAPRHLTLVTGAH